AGGCGATCGACGCCGATCTGCGCCCCTTCGCGCACATGGACACCTGAACCGCACGGACGTGAGCGGGTCGCGGCCCCGGTGCCTTGTCCGCCCCCCGGGTGTCGGTGCGTAGAGCGAACAGCCCTGGGGCAGAATGGGGCGAAGGTCACCCGCATCGTCGGGCCGATCAAACCGCCTTCGCGATCGCGCGGAGCGTGGACGATCCCGCGGAGGTTGCCGTGTTCGACGACGAGCTGTTCGGCTACGGTCCCGGCGGCGCGGATGCCGACCACCGCGTCGTGGTCGACGACGCCGCCGTCGTCGCCGCCATGCTGCGCGCCGAGGTGGCCCTGCTCCGTGCGCTGCAGACCTGCGGCGTGGTGCCCGATGCCGACGGCGGCCCGGCCCTCGCCCTGGCGGAGGCGGCCGCGCGGCTCACGATCGACGTGGCGGACCTCGGCCTGCGCGCCCGGGGTGCCGGCAACCCCGTCGTGCCGCTCGTGAAGACCCTCCTGGTCGCGGTGCCCGAGGACGCCCGACCCTGGGTGCACTACGGCGCCACCAGCCAGGACATCGTGGACACCGCGCTCATGCTGCTCGCCCGGGACGTCTCGGCCGTCGTCGCCGCGGACCTGCGGGCGGCCACCGAGGCCGCAGCCGCGCTTGCGGCAGACCACCGCGGCACCGTGATGGCCGGGCGGACCCTCGGCCAGGTGGCCGTGCCGACCACCTTCGGTCTCAAGGCCGCCGGCTGGGCCGCCGGGCTGGCGGCAGCCGCGGCCGACGTCGAGCGGGTGAAGAGCCGGCTCGCCGTGCAGCTGGCCGGCGCGGCGGGCACCCTGGCCGTCTACGGTGCCAAAGCGTCCGACGTCGTCGCCGCCTTCGCGGCCGAGCTGGGCCTGGCCGTGCCCGCGGGCCCCTGGCACACGGAACGTTCCCGCGTGCGCGAGCTCGCGGGCGCGTTCGCCGGGGCCGTCGCCGCACCCGGCAAGGTCGCGACCGACGTCGTCCTCATGGCCATGAGCGAGGTGGGTGAGCTGCGTGAGGGCGGCGGCCCCGGGCACGGCGGGTCCTCGGCGATGCCGCACAAGCAGAACCCGGTGACCTCCGTGCTGCTGCGGGCGGCGGCGGTGCGCGCACCCGGCCTCCTCGGCACCGTCCACGCCGCCGCGCTGCAAGAGCACGAGCGTGCCGCGGGTGCCTGGCACGCGGAGTGGCAGCCCCTCGAGGAGCTCCTGCGGCTGGCCGCGGGCTCCGCCCGCCGGGTGCGCGAGCTGCTCGAGGGGCTTGACGTGGACGCGGCCAGGATGGCGGCCAACCTCGACGCCGCCCGGCCGTGGGTCATGGCCGAGGCGCTGGCCACCCGGCTGGCCCCCCGGCTGGGCCGGGCCGAGGCACAGGACCTGGTCAAGCACGCCCTCGAGGACGCCGCCCGCGACGGCGTCCCCACCGACGACGCGCTGCTCGCCGAGCTGCGGCGACACCCGGCGGCCGCGGACCTGCCGGCCGCCGCGCTCGACCCC
This window of the Georgenia yuyongxinii genome carries:
- a CDS encoding lyase family protein, whose amino-acid sequence is MDDPAEVAVFDDELFGYGPGGADADHRVVVDDAAVVAAMLRAEVALLRALQTCGVVPDADGGPALALAEAAARLTIDVADLGLRARGAGNPVVPLVKTLLVAVPEDARPWVHYGATSQDIVDTALMLLARDVSAVVAADLRAATEAAAALAADHRGTVMAGRTLGQVAVPTTFGLKAAGWAAGLAAAAADVERVKSRLAVQLAGAAGTLAVYGAKASDVVAAFAAELGLAVPAGPWHTERSRVRELAGAFAGAVAAPGKVATDVVLMAMSEVGELREGGGPGHGGSSAMPHKQNPVTSVLLRAAAVRAPGLLGTVHAAALQEHERAAGAWHAEWQPLEELLRLAAGSARRVRELLEGLDVDAARMAANLDAARPWVMAEALATRLAPRLGRAEAQDLVKHALEDAARDGVPTDDALLAELRRHPAAADLPAAALDPRAALEGVDPLIDAALAAVRG